The SAR324 cluster bacterium genome window below encodes:
- a CDS encoding cytochrome c: MTQKIKKIMTVTLMFLFMAQTGASLYAQETPPAQNAETDAAAVKKINRDDLIKYRNYVMTIKGNHTQALRLLVAKKINMRNQFIAHAEALSALSFEMLRLFLPGSMGPKSRAKAEIWDKDGRLSKKFVEQTQIMEKEARQLVDVSRYGDLDAIKKQLRSFEKNGCKGCHSEFRGEGTPDPIASYEDEE; encoded by the coding sequence ATGACACAAAAAATAAAAAAAATAATGACCGTCACCCTGATGTTTTTATTCATGGCTCAGACCGGAGCCTCCTTATATGCTCAAGAAACGCCCCCCGCACAAAATGCGGAAACAGACGCCGCGGCGGTAAAAAAAATCAATCGCGATGATCTGATCAAATACAGAAATTATGTCATGACCATCAAAGGCAATCACACCCAGGCCTTGAGGTTGCTTGTCGCTAAAAAAATCAATATGAGAAATCAGTTTATTGCCCATGCGGAAGCCTTGAGTGCCTTGTCCTTTGAAATGTTGCGACTGTTTCTTCCGGGAAGCATGGGACCAAAATCACGAGCCAAAGCGGAAATCTGGGACAAAGATGGACGGTTGAGCAAAAAATTCGTGGAACAAACTCAAATCATGGAAAAAGAAGCACGCCAATTGGTGGATGTCTCACGCTATGGCGATCTGGATGCTATCAAAAAACAACTTCGTTCCTTTGAAAAAAATGGTTGCAAAGGCTGTCACTCTGAATTCCGTGGTGAAGGAACACCGGATCCGATCGCGTCGTATGAAGATGAGGAATAA
- a CDS encoding XRE family transcriptional regulator, whose product MARNKPVSAELPQAVSDDVIRMYPKEERSLIRMMAGMTNAAFKAVAKTGEKSIRVGKALIPGADRSLALQEMGASLRDLRQVAGMTINDLNDALDLSDQTLLDAVENGTATLSFELTLRLAALLARHDPVPFILRSVRTYNPEAWRILQDWGVGRIPHHFEREREFINIFRSRDEARKLSDEGFAKVLEFTRAAFEMALHFTLENQSNSNGPDEDDENDYEDEDEYEEYEEYDDDDEDEDDEEYEEVRNGK is encoded by the coding sequence ATGGCCAGAAATAAACCCGTTTCTGCTGAATTACCTCAGGCAGTTTCTGATGATGTGATCCGAATGTATCCTAAAGAGGAACGTTCGCTGATTCGAATGATGGCAGGAATGACCAATGCGGCGTTCAAGGCTGTCGCAAAAACAGGAGAAAAATCCATCAGAGTCGGTAAAGCATTGATCCCCGGTGCTGACAGATCTCTCGCCCTGCAGGAAATGGGCGCTTCGTTGCGTGACTTGCGGCAGGTGGCCGGAATGACCATCAATGATCTGAATGATGCTCTTGATCTTTCTGACCAGACATTGCTGGATGCGGTAGAAAATGGAACAGCCACGCTTTCGTTTGAATTAACCCTGCGTCTGGCCGCACTGTTGGCACGCCATGATCCGGTCCCGTTTATTCTGAGATCAGTACGCACCTACAATCCGGAAGCCTGGCGGATTTTGCAGGATTGGGGGGTAGGGCGTATTCCACATCATTTTGAGCGCGAACGTGAATTTATTAATATTTTCCGCAGTCGGGATGAGGCCCGAAAGCTGTCGGATGAAGGCTTCGCCAAAGTCCTTGAGTTTACAAGAGCGGCTTTTGAAATGGCTTTGCACTTCACGCTGGAAAATCAGTCAAACTCAAATGGTCCTGATGAGGACGACGAGAATGACTATGAAGACGAAGACGAATATGAAGAGTATGAAGAGTATGACGATGACGATGAAGATGAAGATGACGAAGAATATGAAGAAGTGAGGAATGGCAAATAA